From a region of the Candidatus Gracilibacteria bacterium genome:
- the ligA gene encoding NAD-dependent DNA ligase LigA, whose amino-acid sequence MKAEAAYKLSQNFIAKETKNFTKKEFSELGKLVSYHATLYYESENPVISDVEYDTLFKKLEELELRFATNVQISHKVGSSLKQSSFGKVDHSRSMISLDNTYNEEDLRDFDTRVKKISKSDDLSYMIEFKFDGLGIELIYEDGILTQAITRGNGVTGEDVTENVKQISNIPKKIERTGTFEVRGEVVMPLSSFERLNTEAKESGGKIFSNPRNAASGSLRVLDIEITKKRDLKYFAYDVSDTKSLTVELSEKSGGSAEYADMIGYLESLGFDISSYFIKGKDISEVIENIHNIGEIKKQIDFEIDGLVLKVNDMNLWNTIGFTEHHPRYAIAYKFPAEIVTTKLISVDHSVGRTGTITPVANLDPVTIGGAIIRRATLHNYEEIEKLGVKVGDIVFLKRAGEVIPKIISVATSVGNEGILPPKNCPSCDFEVKKDQEKVRYYCPNSYGCPAQMREKIAFAVGKQGFNIDGFGEKQAELFYTLGFINTFGDIFKLKKYKDNILSLDGFQEKSVNKLLDGIEKVRNTNIISVLKALGIPGVGKKTAKTLATLIHSERDILSNEFLNLEILESLPDIGPEVAESVILFFTNHRGIVEQLLEEVNVQFSQKVKFTDGTFTGKKVCITGSFDGYSRDELVEILEKQGGSFVGSISKNTDYLLAGDKAGSKLKKANELGVEVLSLEAFIS is encoded by the coding sequence ATGAAAGCAGAAGCAGCCTACAAATTATCTCAAAATTTTATAGCCAAAGAAACAAAGAATTTCACAAAAAAAGAATTTTCTGAACTCTGAAAATTAGTCTCTTATCACGCTACACTTTATTATGAATCAGAAAATCCTGTTATTTCTGATGTAGAATATGACACTTTATTTAAAAAGTTGGAAGAACTTGAACTGAGATTTGCTACGAACGTTCAAATTTCTCATAAAGTTTGAAGTTCACTGAAGCAATCAAGCTTTTGAAAGGTGGATCACTCTCGCTCGATGATTAGTTTAGACAATACCTATAATGAAGAGGATTTAAGAGACTTTGATACTCGAGTAAAAAAAATATCTAAATCAGACGATTTATCCTATATGATTGAGTTCAAATTTGATGGATTAGGTATTGAGCTCATATATGAGGATGGCATACTTACACAAGCCATTACACGGTGAAATGGAGTAACGTGAGAAGATGTCACTGAAAATGTGAAGCAAATCTCTAATATTCCAAAAAAAATAGAGAGAACTTGAACCTTTGAAGTGAGGTGAGAGGTTGTTATGCCACTTTCGAGTTTTGAAAGACTCAATACTGAAGCAAAAGAATCTGGATGAAAGATATTTTCAAACCCGAGAAATGCAGCTTCAGGAAGTTTGCGAGTTTTAGACATAGAAATAACTAAAAAACGTGATCTTAAATATTTTGCATATGATGTGAGTGATACTAAGAGTTTAACTGTTGAGTTATCAGAAAAATCATGAGGATCTGCTGAATATGCTGACATGATAGGGTATCTAGAGTCTCTTGGTTTTGATATTTCTTCATATTTTATTAAAGGTAAGGATATCTCTGAAGTTATAGAAAATATTCATAACATTGGAGAAATAAAAAAACAAATAGATTTTGAGATTGATGGATTGGTTCTTAAGGTCAATGATATGAATCTATGGAATACTATTTGATTTACCGAACATCATCCAAGGTACGCTATTGCTTATAAATTTCCTGCTGAAATAGTCACTACTAAGCTTATATCCGTAGATCATAGTGTTGGGAGGACTGGGACTATTACTCCAGTAGCAAATTTAGATCCTGTTACTATTGGCTGAGCCATTATTCGTAGAGCGACGCTTCACAATTATGAAGAAATAGAGAAACTCTGAGTCAAAGTTTGAGATATAGTTTTTTTGAAACGTGCTTGAGAAGTAATTCCAAAGATTATTTCAGTAGCAACCAGTGTTTGAAATGAATGAATATTGCCTCCAAAAAATTGTCCAAGCTGTGATTTCGAAGTAAAAAAAGATCAAGAAAAGGTCAGATATTATTGCCCAAACTCTTATGGCTGTCCAGCTCAAATGAGAGAAAAAATTGCTTTTGCAGTAGGAAAACAGTGATTTAATATCGACTGATTTTGAGAAAAACAAGCAGAGCTCTTCTATACTTTATGATTTATTAATACTTTTTGAGATATATTTAAACTTAAAAAGTATAAAGACAACATCTTATCACTTGATTGATTCCAGGAAAAATCTGTGAATAAACTGCTTGATGGAATAGAAAAAGTAAGAAATACTAATATTATTTCAGTTTTAAAAGCACTTTGAATTCCTGGAGTAGGGAAGAAGACTGCTAAAACTCTCGCAACACTGATTCACAGTGAAAGAGACATACTCTCAAATGAGTTTTTGAATCTAGAAATACTCGAGTCACTCCCTGATATTGGTCCAGAAGTTGCAGAAAGTGTTATACTCTTTTTTACGAATCATAGATGAATCGTTGAACAACTCCTTGAGGAGGTGAATGTACAGTTTTCACAAAAAGTTAAATTTACTGATGGTACGTTTACAGGCAAGAAGGTATGTATTACGGGGAGTTTTGACTGATATAGTCGTGATGAACTGGTTGAAATCCTTGAAAAACAAGGATGAAGTTTCGTTGGTTCTATTTCTAAAAATACTGATTACTTGCTTGCTTGAGACAAAGCTGGAAGTAAACTCAAAAAGGCAAATGAACTCTGAGTAGAAGTACTGAGTTTAGAAGCGTTTATTTCATAG
- a CDS encoding bifunctional oligoribonuclease/PAP phosphatase NrnA — translation MQNEIQKLGELIHNSHKILLINHIRMDGDAWGSLGGLALILKSLGKEVVGINDCPVPPFLDFLGNTEIVQAELDVEAYNPDLIISLDAADEDRLGNIYKKYKKYFQTKTLVVIDHHISNPAFGNLNIIDTKASSVCEMMVQIIVELGLESHVSPEVATFFYTGLQTDTNMYFTNNTRKETLLAGAKLIELGADFRLPIEKCFKSRSIIEIELWKIALRNLKQNDAQTFSYSSISVDDLRSITGINKEDIGGYLKGFINDVLINIEGTKIAFLLYPLGLSENKVSMRSQSGYDVNAICQTFGGGGHLQASGFQSIDSQEEIIQKLLKITSNILD, via the coding sequence ATGCAAAACGAAATACAAAAACTCTGAGAACTTATTCATAATTCTCACAAAATACTCCTTATAAATCATATAAGAATGGATTGAGATGCCTGGGGAAGTCTTGGATGACTTGCTCTAATACTAAAAAGTTTAGGAAAGGAAGTAGTATGAATAAACGACTGCCCTGTCCCTCCATTTCTAGATTTCCTATGAAATACTGAAATAGTTCAAGCCGAACTTGATGTTGAAGCTTATAACCCTGATCTTATTATTTCTCTGGATGCTGCTGACGAAGATAGACTTTGAAATATTTATAAAAAATATAAAAAATATTTTCAGACTAAAACACTTGTGGTGATCGATCATCATATATCAAACCCTGCTTTTTGAAATCTTAATATTATTGATACGAAAGCGAGTAGCGTATGTGAGATGATGGTACAAATTATAGTAGAGCTCTGACTTGAGAGTCACGTAAGCCCTGAAGTAGCAACTTTTTTCTACACAGGACTTCAGACTGATACGAATATGTACTTTACGAATAATACCAGAAAAGAAACGCTTTTAGCTTGAGCAAAACTGATAGAACTTTGAGCTGATTTTAGACTCCCAATTGAAAAATGTTTTAAATCTCGAAGTATTATAGAAATAGAACTGTGGAAAATCGCGCTGAGAAATTTAAAACAAAACGACGCTCAAACATTCTCCTACAGTAGTATCTCAGTCGATGATTTACGAAGTATAACTTGAATAAATAAAGAAGATATTGGATGATATCTCAAATGATTTATAAACGATGTCCTTATAAATATAGAAGGAACAAAAATCGCATTTCTTCTCTATCCTCTTGGTTTAAGTGAGAATAAAGTATCAATGCGGAGTCAATCAGGGTATGATGTAAATGCTATTTGTCAGACATTCTGATGAGGTGGACACTTACAAGCAAGTGGTTTTCAAAGTATAGATTCACAGGAAGAAATCATTCAGAAACTCCTGAAAATAACGTCAAATATTCTCGATTAA
- a CDS encoding DUF4153 domain-containing protein — translation MKNIFSGFNKEELQKKIQVIISRFPFAVVYSTVLTILFFVLIYNSFENQILIERIMRVIFTGIITFFLSVGATLFVESQDTKYNHGDIISQVGVLIFGALFYYFLSADLESMNNIIFFVLTLFGVTSFLFFAPYINNIIENSQIQEEYYIYFYSVSVVFFISFIVGGALALLGNGAILAVDTLFDINNSGYSDTYGYWTVLSLVFFTPLFGLTQLPTRDQFYDNNFNENVFFTFLVRFIAIPFIYVYFIILYAYSIKVLLNFGDWPKGEISWMVILFSIFGYITYIFSYFFEFNNKQTNYSFILTFRRLFPFVVIPQLAMLFYAIGLRIGQYDLTINRYFVFVFGIWLLVISLYYIISRKKSLVFIPAILTLFIVIISLGPWSVYDLPLTRQISRLENNLRDARILTDSIEGRRITPLENYADIDENLSKQIYDGIEYTCNFDNCAKIKKLFPEITQKLDAKDFKDYTENNGNYEYYGSKDFINNGGEKPRYPGVSNWEYISKITDSIKVKSYITGIVDTNTLINIYRNDYTDIFPIDVRGYESIVNLGFPNTSKNNISIDIYSESLIISQNGGEEESIDISSIFSSLRELQLNTSNGGIDGDKLSFEIQGKTKTFKLLIGSANIPYEKGAINNTTQRDRLYGNIDGYILIKNK, via the coding sequence ATGAAAAATATATTTTCTGGTTTCAATAAGGAAGAACTTCAAAAAAAGATTCAAGTAATAATATCACGTTTTCCATTTGCCGTAGTCTATAGTACTGTATTAACGATATTATTTTTTGTACTCATATATAATTCGTTTGAAAATCAAATACTCATTGAGAGAATTATGAGAGTTATTTTTACGTGAATCATTACATTTTTTTTATCAGTCTGAGCAACTCTCTTTGTAGAGTCGCAAGATACTAAGTATAATCATTGAGATATTATATCTCAAGTTGGAGTATTAATATTTTGAGCATTGTTTTATTACTTTTTGAGTGCAGACTTAGAGAGTATGAATAATATTATTTTCTTTGTCTTGACGCTCTTTTGAGTCACAAGTTTTTTATTTTTTGCTCCGTATATCAACAATATTATAGAAAATTCTCAAATACAGGAAGAATACTATATCTATTTTTATAGTGTGTCAGTCGTATTTTTTATATCTTTTATAGTGTGATGAGCACTTGCGCTCCTATGAAATGGTGCAATACTTGCAGTTGATACCCTATTTGATATAAATAATTCTGGATACTCAGATACATACTGATATTGGACGGTACTGTCACTCGTGTTTTTCACCCCATTATTTTGACTGACACAGTTACCTACTCGAGACCAATTTTATGACAATAATTTTAATGAAAATGTATTTTTCACATTTCTAGTACGCTTTATTGCTATTCCCTTTATATATGTTTATTTTATTATTCTCTATGCCTATTCTATAAAAGTATTACTCAATTTTTGAGATTGGCCTAAATGAGAGATAAGCTGGATGGTAATACTGTTTTCAATATTTTGATATATCACGTATATATTTTCATACTTTTTTGAATTTAACAATAAGCAGACGAATTATAGTTTTATTCTCACGTTTCGAAGACTCTTCCCTTTCGTAGTGATTCCACAACTTGCCATGCTGTTTTACGCGATTTGACTCAGAATATGACAATACGATCTCACGATTAACAGATATTTTGTTTTCGTATTTGGGATATGGTTATTGGTTATTTCGTTGTATTATATTATTTCACGAAAAAAATCACTGGTTTTTATCCCAGCAATTTTAACGCTCTTTATAGTTATAATATCTCTTTGACCATGGTCAGTATATGATCTTCCACTCACTCGTCAGATTTCTCGACTAGAAAATAACCTACGAGATGCTAGAATTCTTACTGACAGCATAGAATGAAGAAGAATCACTCCTCTTGAAAATTACGCTGATATTGATGAGAATCTCTCAAAACAAATCTATGATGGGATAGAGTACACCTGTAACTTTGATAATTGTGCTAAAATAAAAAAATTATTTCCAGAAATTACGCAAAAGTTAGATGCAAAAGATTTCAAGGATTATACTGAAAATAATTGAAATTATGAGTATTATGGAAGTAAAGATTTTATAAATAATGGTTGAGAAAAACCAAGGTATCCTGGTGTTTCTAACTGGGAGTATATAAGTAAAATTACTGATTCTATAAAAGTTAAGTCATATATAACTTGAATTGTAGATACTAATACGCTCATAAATATTTATAGAAATGATTATACAGATATATTTCCAATAGATGTACGCGGATATGAGAGTATAGTTAATCTGTGATTTCCTAATACATCTAAAAATAATATTTCTATAGATATTTACTCAGAATCTCTTATAATCTCGCAAAATTGAGGTGAAGAAGAGTCTATTGATATCTCATCAATATTTAGTTCACTCAGAGAGTTACAATTAAATACGAGTAATGGTTGAATAGATGGAGATAAACTCAGTTTTGAAATACAGTGAAAAACTAAAACATTTAAACTCCTTATCTGAAGTGCAAATATCCCATATGAGAAATGAGCGATTAATAACACAACTCAAAGAGATAGATTGTATGGAAATATTGATTGATATATCCTCATAAAAAATAAATAA
- a CDS encoding ImmA/IrrE family metallo-endopeptidase has translation MLQLPSTTIKMIRSHKLTVDIFPMNKILNGFLLSGRHIAINKNISWYEQRFAVAHELAHKICNHTCECKWNEQEADERAFKLLISDNELLEWGEHYEWDTNLISMQIGISAERIYKRLSKITKKGNL, from the coding sequence ATGTTACAACTGCCATCTACAACTATAAAAATGATTCGAAGTCATAAATTAACTGTTGATATATTTCCTATGAATAAGATTTTGAATGGTTTTTTGCTTTCTGGGAGACATATTGCAATTAATAAGAATATATCATGGTATGAACAAAGATTTGCAGTAGCTCATGAGTTAGCACATAAAATATGTAATCATACATGTGAATGTAAATGGAATGAACAAGAAGCTGATGAAAGAGCATTTAAACTACTAATTTCAGACAACGAATTACTGGAGTGGTGAGAACATTATGAATGGGACACAAATCTAATTTCTATGCAAATTTGAATATCTGCAGAAAGAATTTACAAGAGACTTTCTAAAATTACGAAAAAATGAAATTTATAA
- a CDS encoding type II secretion system protein, with protein sequence MKSFDKKSAFTLIELVIVITILSLLSTMGFISYINFSKGSRDSVRITEVRNIQKSLELSAIDEGRFPIPDKAREITLSGSVVWYQGTFGDSAHKAVKRLSKKPVDPSLGIEYSYSLLNNSQEYQISTIFEGEEITKSPFISHTYAAEITAFNIGNYNERVSYVKSDGRDIIVALPSITSSDDSSNELLEIIQSNNLVIHGKYNLSDSYNTGEYNQSGGVKSEDMNAIVFSGNLNELNEYENQRKFLENLIASYSQMSDVSQKSTDAVEKLNQINLDDSEAVQEYTNFLMQNNIGGLPRL encoded by the coding sequence ATGAAAAGTTTCGACAAAAAAAGTGCGTTTACATTGATTGAGCTCGTAATAGTTATAACTATTTTATCTCTCTTATCTACTATGGGATTTATATCCTATATCAATTTTTCTAAGGGATCAAGAGATTCTGTTAGAATTACAGAAGTAAGAAATATTCAAAAATCCCTTGAACTCTCTGCAATTGATGAATGAAGATTTCCAATCCCAGACAAAGCTCGTGAAATAACTCTGAGTTGAAGTGTGGTTTGGTACCAATGAACATTTTGAGATAGTGCTCACAAAGCTGTAAAAAGGCTTTCTAAAAAACCCGTTGATCCATCTCTCGGGATTGAGTATTCTTATTCTCTTCTCAATAATTCTCAAGAGTATCAAATTTCAACTATATTTGAATGAGAAGAAATTACCAAATCCCCTTTTATCTCACATACCTATGCTGCTGAAATCACAGCATTTAATATTTGAAACTATAATGAACGAGTAAGTTACGTAAAAAGTGACGGTAGGGATATAATTGTTGCACTTCCTAGTATAACATCGAGTGATGATAGCAGTAATGAACTGCTTGAAATTATTCAAAGTAATAATCTCGTAATTCACTGAAAATATAATCTTTCTGATAGCTACAATACCTGAGAATATAATCAATCAGGATGAGTAAAAAGCGAAGACATGAATGCTATTGTTTTTTCTGGAAATTTAAATGAACTCAATGAGTACGAGAATCAAAGAAAGTTTTTGGAAAATCTTATTGCTTCATATTCTCAGATGAGTGACGTATCTCAAAAAAGTACAGATGCCGTTGAGAAACTGAATCAAATTAATCTTGATGACTCAGAAGCTGTACAAGAATATACAAATTTTTTGATGCAAAATAATATTGGTGGACTTCCAAGATTATAG
- the trmB gene encoding tRNA (guanosine(46)-N7)-methyltransferase TrmB, which translates to MVIQNPYRELVLADNDILVELETIYAQQGKWSEYIGNTNPVVLEIGTGMGNFFSKQVIENPEINYVGMEIRYKRLFQTAEKSRKNNDSSDNFVLLKDFGQNIDKIFGVGEVFESYIFFPDPWGKKQSQKKNRLLQTDFLTHLYTITQDGGKLYFKTDHREYFESVLAIIEKLGLWKIEKIIDNYESDEIFDMGNITEFEAFYRGKNTDINYLELVKTL; encoded by the coding sequence ATGGTTATACAAAATCCTTATAGGGAACTCGTGCTTGCTGACAACGATATATTGGTAGAGCTTGAAACTATCTATGCTCAACAGTGAAAATGGTCAGAATATATATGAAATACTAACCCAGTTGTTTTAGAAATAGGAACATGAATGTGAAACTTCTTTTCTAAACAAGTCATCGAAAATCCAGAAATCAACTACGTTTGAATGGAAATACGATATAAAAGACTCTTTCAAACAGCTGAAAAATCAAGAAAAAATAATGACTCAAGTGACAACTTTGTACTTCTCAAAGATTTCGGTCAAAATATAGATAAAATATTTTGAGTTTGAGAAGTGTTTGAGTCATATATATTTTTTCCAGATCCCTGGGGCAAGAAACAAAGTCAGAAAAAAAACAGACTCTTGCAAACTGACTTTTTAACACATCTCTATACTATAACTCAAGATGGAGGAAAACTCTATTTCAAAACAGATCATAGAGAATATTTTGAAAGTGTACTAGCTATAATTGAAAAACTCTGATTATGGAAAATAGAAAAAATTATAGATAACTATGAAAGTGATGAGATTTTTGATATGTGAAATATAACAGAATTCGAAGCTTTTTATAGATGAAAAAACACTGACATCAATTACCTCGAACTTGTAAAAACTCTGTAA